DNA from Bradyrhizobium japonicum USDA 6:
TTCATGAAGCGCCGCGATTTTCTCAAGTCCGTGTCCGGATTGGCCGCAGGCGCGGCGCTTCCGGCGATGCCACAGGTCATCTCCACCGCCTATGCCGATGCGCGGTCGGAGACGCTGCTGATCGTCTCGGAAGGCGGCCCGAACAATCTCGACATCCACGGCGTCGGCACCAACGTGCCCGGCTATGAAGTGTCCTGGAATTGCTACGACCGTCTGATCAGCCACGAGATGAAGACCGGCCCCGGCGGCGTGCCCTATTACGACCGCGACAAGTTCAAGGGCGAGCTCGCCGAGGACATGAAGATCGACGATATGTCGGTCACCTTCAAGCTGCGCAAGAACGCCAAATTCCACGACGGCACGCCCGTCACCGCGAAGGACGTGAAGTGGTCGCTCGACCGCGCCGTCAGCGTCGGCGGCTTCCCGACCTTCCAGATGAGCGCGGGCTCGCTGACCAAGCCGGAGCAGTTCGTCGTGATCGACGACTACACCGTGCGCGTCGACTTCCTGAAGAAGGACAGGCTGACGATCCCCGATCTCGCAGTCATCGTGCCCTGCATCGTCAATTCCGAGCTGGTGAAGAAGAACGCCAGCGAGAAGGACCCCTGGGGTCTCGAATTCACCAAGCAGCAGACCGCGGGCTCCGGCGCCTACAAGGTGACGAAGTGGACCGCCGGCACCGAAGTCATCATGGAGCGCAACGAGGATTGGGTCTGCGGTCCGCTGCCGAAGATCAAGCGCGTGATCTGGCGCATGGTGCCGCAGGCCGGCAACCGCCGCGCGCTGCTGGAGCGCGGCGACGCCGACATCTCCTACGAACTCCCGAACAAGGATTTCCAGGAGATGAAGGCGAACGGCAAGCTCAACGTCGTGTCGCTGCCGTTCTCCAACGGCATCCAGTATATCGGCATGAACGTCACCAAGCCGCCGTTCGACAACCCGAAGGTCCGCCAGGCGGTCGCCTATGCGCTGCCCTATCAGAAGATCATCGACGCGGTGATGTTCGGCCTCGCCAACCCGATGTTCGGCGCGCCGAAGGACAAGCCGACCGAAGTCGCCTGGCCGCAGCCGCACAAATACAACACCGACATCGAGAAGGCGAAGGCGCTGATGGCGGAGGCAGGCCTCGCCAGCGGCTTCGAAACCACGATCTCGTTCGACCTGAATTTTGCCGGCGTCAACGAGCCGCTCTGCGTGCTGGTGCAGGAGTCTCTGGCGCAGATCGGCATCAAGACTACCATCAACAAGGTGCCCGGCGCCAACTGGCGCACCGAGCTGAACAAGAAGGAGATGCCGCTCTTCACCAACGTGTTCTCGGGCTGGCTCGATTACCCCGAGTACTTCTTCTACTGGTGCTATCACGGCAACAATTCCGTCTTCAACACCATGAGCTACAAGTCGGCGGAGATGGACAAGCTGATCGACGGCGCCCGCACGGCAGCCGCCACCGGCGACACCGCGACCTACGATGCCGACGTGAAGGGCTTCGTCGATCTCGCTTTCACCGAGATCCCGCGCATCCCGCTGTACCAGCCCTTCGTCAACGTCGCGATGCAGAAGAACATCAGCGGCTACCAATACTGGTTCCACCGCCGCCTGGATTACCGCGCGCTGGCGAAGGGGTGAGCGGTCATGGCGCGCGACTTGGCCGCGACGCTAGCTGTATTTCGGAGTGAGGCGGGCACCGGCCTCTCGCTCCCTCCCCCTTGCGGGGGAGGGCCGGGGAGAGGGGTAGCCACGAACTCAGATCTCTCCCAGGGCCATCCCTCTCCCTAACCCTCCCCCGCAAGGGCGGAGGGGACGCAGCGGAGCAAGTGGCGCGATCTCATTTCGAAGCAAAGCGCGAGAGGGCATCATTATGCTGACCATGATCGGCAAGCGCCTGATGTTCGCGATTCCCTCGCTGATCGGGGTCGTCATTGTCACCTTCCTGCTGACGCGCGCGTTGCCCGGCGATCCCGCCGCCTACTTCGCCGGTCCCGCAGCGACCAAGGAAGCCGTCGAGCAGATCCGCAAGAAGCTCGGCCTCGACAGGCCGCTGATCGAGCAGTTTTTCCGCTACACCAACGACCTCGCACACGGTGATTTCGGCAACTCGCTCACCACGGGACAGCCGGTCGCGACCGAAATCCGCAACCGCCTGCCGGCCTCCGCCGAACTCACGCTGCTCGGCCTCATCGTTTCGATCGTGATCGCGATCCCGCTCGGCGTGCTGGCGGCGACGCGGCCGGGATCATGGGTGGATCATCTCTGTCGGGTCACGACGACGGCCGGCGTGTCGCTGCCCGTGTTCTTCACCGGCCTCGTGCTGGTCTATGTCTTCTATTTCCGGCTCGGCTGGTCGCCGGCGCCGCTCGGCCGCCTCGATGTGTTCTACAGCGCGCCGCCGACGGTGACCGGCTTCTACCTGATCGACACCCTGATTGCGCGCGACTTCGAGGCGTTCCGCTCTGCGCTGAGCCAGCTCATCCTGCCGGCGACGACGCTCGCGATCTTCTCGCTGGCGCCGATCGCGCGCATGACGCGCGCCTCGATGCTGGCGGTGCTGTCGTCGGAGTTCGTCCGCACTGCCCGCGCCAGCGGCCTGTCGCCGACAACGGTCATCGTCACCTACGCGTTCCGCAATGCGATGCTGCCCGTGATCACCACGCTCAGCATGGTGTTCTCGTTCCTGCTCGGCGCCAACGTGCTGGTGGAAAAAGTGTTCGCCTGGCCAGGCATCGGCTCCTACGCGGTGGAAGCGCTGATCTCGTCCGACTTCGCGCCGGTGCAAGGTTTTGTGCTGACCATGGCGGTGATGTACGTGCTTTTGAATCTCGTGATCGACATTCTCTATGGCGTGATCGATCCGCGTGTCAGGTTGGAGGGCTAAATCATGAGCTCCGTTGCGCCTGCTGTCGAACCCGTGGGTCCCGCGCGGACATCAGGGCTGGTCGCGATCCTCGAACAGACCCGCTACGTTCTCGGCGAGAACAAGGTCACGGGCTTCGCCTTCGCGCTGCTGATCGTGATCCTCATCGCGGCGATCTTCGGCCCCTACGTGGTGCCGTATGATCCGCTCGCTTCCGATACCGCGGCAGCGCTGAAGCCGCCGTCGATGGCGCACTGGTTCGGTACCGATCAGCTCGGCCGCGACATTTTTAGCCGCGTCATCGTGGCGACGCGGCTCGATACGTTCATCGCCGTCGCCTCCGTCGTGCTGGTGTTCCTGATGGGCGGCCTTGCCGGCATCGCGGCCGGCTATTTCGGCGGCTGGACCGACCGCATCGTCGGCCGCATCGCCGACACCATCATGGCGTTCCCGCTGTTCGTGCTGGCGATGGGCATCGTCGCCGCCCTCGGCAACACCGTGCAGAACATCATCCTGGCCACGGCCATCGTGAACTTCCCGCTCTACGCCCGCGTCGCGCGCGCCGAAGCCAATGTCCGCCGCAATGCCGGCTTCGTTCAGGCCGCGCGGCTCTCCGGCAACGGCGAATTCCGCATCCTGCTGGTGCATATCTTGCCGAACATCATGCCGATCATGATCGTGCAGATGTCGCTGACCATGGGCTACGCCATCCTCAATGCCGCGGGCCTCTCCTTCATCGGTCTCGGCGTTCGTCCGCCGACCGCCGAATGGGGCATCATGGTCGCGGAAGGCGCGGGCTTCATGGTGTCGGGCGAATGGTGGATCGCGCTATTCCCGGGCCTCGCTCTGATGATCGCCGTGTTCTGCTTCAACCTCCTCGGCGACGGCCTCCGCGACATCGTCGACCCGCAGCGGAGGACGTGATGATTGAGCTTAGACCGAGCGTCTTGCTTCGCCTCTCCCCGCGTGCGGGGAGAGGCCGGGCCGCGTTAGCGGACCGGGTGAGGGGGGCTCTCCGCGAACTCCTCTGGCAATCGTCTGCGTGGATAGAAGCCCCTCACCCCAACCCTCTCAGCGCGAGCGAAGCTCGTCGCGCCCCCGTAAGAACGGGGAGAGGCAGCGAGAGGCCGGTGCCCGCCTCACCCGCAAATTACCGCCAGAAATTCTTCAATGAATCCAGCCCCGTTCTACTGTGCATGGGGTTGTTTTCGACATTTTTGATCGGGAGGCCTTCATGACCGCCCAGCCCCTGCTCGACGTCCAGGACCTCACGGTCGAATTCTCCACCCGCCGCGGCATCGTCAAGGCCGTGCAGCACGTCAACATCTCCGTCGCCAAGGGCGAGACGCTCGCCATCGTCGGCGAGTCCGGCTCGGGCAAGTCGGTGACGTCCTATGCGGTGATGCGCATCCTCGATCGCGCCGGGCGGATCGCCGAGGGCTCGGTGATGTTTTCCGGCATCGACGTGAAGGCCGCCACCGAAGACCAGATGCGCGATCTGCGCGGCCGCGAAGTCTCGATGATTTTTCAGAACCCGCGCGCGGCACTCAATCCGATCCGGAAGGTGGGCGACCAGATCGAGGACGTGCTGCGCACCCATGTGCAGCAGGCGATGGTTTCGGACCACGGAGAAAAGGCGATCGAGGCGCTGGAGCAGGTCAAGATCGCCCGCCCCCGCGAGCGCTACCACGCCTATCCGTTCGAGCTGTCAGGCGGCATGTGCCAGCGCGTCGTCATCGCGCTCGCGCTCGCCTGCAATCCGCAGCTCCTGATCGCGGACGAGCCTACGACGGGTCTCGACGTCACCACCCAGAAAGCGGTGATGGACCTGATCGTCGAGCTGACCAAGCGCAAGGCGATGTCGACCATCCTGATCACGCACGACCTCGGTCTCGCCGCCGCCTATTGCGACCGCGTCGTGGTGATGGAGAAGGGCCGCGTGGTCGAGACCGCGAAAGCCGCCGACATCTTCGCCAACCCGCAGCACCCCTACACCAAGAAGTTGATGCGCGCGACACCGCGACTTGGGGTATCGCTGCGCGATCTGCTGCCGGAAGAAGAGGGGGCAACCTCATCTGCATCCGTTGCCGCCGCGCCTGACCAGCACACTTCTCAAAGCGAAGGGAAGAGCGACCAGCCTCTCCTCCTCATCGAAAAGCTCGTCAAGGAATACCCCCGCCAGGGCGCCACGGCCACGCTCGGAAAACTGTTCGGCCGCAAGCCTCCTGTGGAGCCGGACGTCTTCCGCGCCGTCGACGGCATCAGCCTCTCCATCGGCCATGGCGAGAGCGTCGGCCTGGTCGGCGAATCCGGCTGCGGCAAATCGACCACGTCGATGATGGTGATGCGCCTCTTGGACCAGACCGCGGGCCTGATCCGGTTCGACGGCGAGGATATCGGCGCCATCGCGCCTGCCTCCTTCGCCCGGCTGCCGCAGCGCAGCCGCATCCAGATGGTGTTCCAGGACCCGACCGACAGCCTCAACCCGCGTTTCACCGCCGCCCGCGCCATCGCCGACCCCATCATGCAGCTCGGCGACATCAGGGGCCGCGATGCGTTGCGAGCCCGCTGCGAGGAGCTTGCGACCATGGTCGGGCTGCCGCACAATCTGCTGGATCGGTTTCCGCACCAGCTGTCCGGCGGCCAGAAGGCCCGCGTCGGCATCGCGCGCGCGATTGCCCTGCACCCGAAACTCGTCATCCTGGACGAGCCAACCGCGGCGCTGGACGTCTCGGTCCAGGCCGTGGTCCTCAATCTGCTTCAGGACCTGAAAGCGCGCCTAGGTATGAGTTACCTGTTCGTCTCGCATGATTTGAACGTAGTGCGCTTGTTGTGCGATCGTGTCATTGTCATGCGGACAGGTCGAATCGTCGAAGAGGGCTCTTCCGAAAAGGTCCTCAGCGACCCGCAGGACGACTACACCAAGGAGCTGCTGACGGCGATCCCGCATCCGCCGTTGCCGGTTCACTGAGAGATTGTTTGGGAGCGTGATGGCCGAGCCGCTGGACGACTATATCGACGCCGTATCGAAAGCGCTGGCACTGCCGATCGAGGAGGCCTGGAGGCCGGCGGTGCGCGCTAATCTCGAAGTCTCGCTCCGGCTTGGCCGACTGGTCGACGAATTCGCGCTGCCGGACGAGACCGAGCCGGCGCCGATCTTCACGATCTGACCCGCCATGACCACCAAGCCAGAAATGACGGCTGCGGACATCGCCAGGGCTGTGGCCGGCGGCAAGATGTCGGCACTCGATGCCACCGAAGCAGCGCTTGCGCGCATCAAGCAGCACGATGGTGTCCTCAATTCCTTCACCGACGTCACCGCCGAGCGCGCCCGTGCGAAGGCGCGTGCGATCGATGCCGACATTGCTGCCGGCAAGGAGGTCGGCCCGCTCGCCGGTGTTCCCTTCGCGGTGAAGAACCTGTTCGACGTCGCGGGGCTTCCGACGCGCGCGGGCTCGAAGATCAACCGTGACCTCGCGCCTGCCAAGCGCGACGCCACGCTGATCGAGCGGATGGAGGCCGCCGGCGCCGTGCTGGTCGGCGCGCTCAACATGGGCGAATACGCCTATGACTTCACCGGCGAGAACGTCCATGACGGTCCCTCGCGCAATCCGCATGACACGACCCGGATGACCGGCGGCTCCTCCGGCGGCTCGGGGAGCGCCGTCGGCGGCGCGCTGGTGCCGATCGCGCTCGGCTCGGACACCAATGGTTCGATCCGCGTGCCGTCCTCCTTCTGCGGCATCTTCGGTTTGAAGCCGACCTATGGCCGGCTGTCGCGGGCGCGCTCGTTCCCGTTCGTCGCGAGCCTCGATCATCTCGGCCCGTTCGCGCGCTCGGCGGCCGATCTCGCGCTCGCCTATGACGCGATGCAAGGGGTGGATGCGGACGATGCCGCCTGCACCACGCGCGGCCTCGAGCCTACGCTGCCGCTGCTTGCCAATCC
Protein-coding regions in this window:
- a CDS encoding ABC transporter substrate-binding protein translates to MKRRDFLKSVSGLAAGAALPAMPQVISTAYADARSETLLIVSEGGPNNLDIHGVGTNVPGYEVSWNCYDRLISHEMKTGPGGVPYYDRDKFKGELAEDMKIDDMSVTFKLRKNAKFHDGTPVTAKDVKWSLDRAVSVGGFPTFQMSAGSLTKPEQFVVIDDYTVRVDFLKKDRLTIPDLAVIVPCIVNSELVKKNASEKDPWGLEFTKQQTAGSGAYKVTKWTAGTEVIMERNEDWVCGPLPKIKRVIWRMVPQAGNRRALLERGDADISYELPNKDFQEMKANGKLNVVSLPFSNGIQYIGMNVTKPPFDNPKVRQAVAYALPYQKIIDAVMFGLANPMFGAPKDKPTEVAWPQPHKYNTDIEKAKALMAEAGLASGFETTISFDLNFAGVNEPLCVLVQESLAQIGIKTTINKVPGANWRTELNKKEMPLFTNVFSGWLDYPEYFFYWCYHGNNSVFNTMSYKSAEMDKLIDGARTAAATGDTATYDADVKGFVDLAFTEIPRIPLYQPFVNVAMQKNISGYQYWFHRRLDYRALAKG
- a CDS encoding ABC transporter permease, with protein sequence MLTMIGKRLMFAIPSLIGVVIVTFLLTRALPGDPAAYFAGPAATKEAVEQIRKKLGLDRPLIEQFFRYTNDLAHGDFGNSLTTGQPVATEIRNRLPASAELTLLGLIVSIVIAIPLGVLAATRPGSWVDHLCRVTTTAGVSLPVFFTGLVLVYVFYFRLGWSPAPLGRLDVFYSAPPTVTGFYLIDTLIARDFEAFRSALSQLILPATTLAIFSLAPIARMTRASMLAVLSSEFVRTARASGLSPTTVIVTYAFRNAMLPVITTLSMVFSFLLGANVLVEKVFAWPGIGSYAVEALISSDFAPVQGFVLTMAVMYVLLNLVIDILYGVIDPRVRLEG
- a CDS encoding ABC transporter permease; amino-acid sequence: MSSVAPAVEPVGPARTSGLVAILEQTRYVLGENKVTGFAFALLIVILIAAIFGPYVVPYDPLASDTAAALKPPSMAHWFGTDQLGRDIFSRVIVATRLDTFIAVASVVLVFLMGGLAGIAAGYFGGWTDRIVGRIADTIMAFPLFVLAMGIVAALGNTVQNIILATAIVNFPLYARVARAEANVRRNAGFVQAARLSGNGEFRILLVHILPNIMPIMIVQMSLTMGYAILNAAGLSFIGLGVRPPTAEWGIMVAEGAGFMVSGEWWIALFPGLALMIAVFCFNLLGDGLRDIVDPQRRT
- a CDS encoding dipeptide ABC transporter ATP-binding protein yields the protein MTAQPLLDVQDLTVEFSTRRGIVKAVQHVNISVAKGETLAIVGESGSGKSVTSYAVMRILDRAGRIAEGSVMFSGIDVKAATEDQMRDLRGREVSMIFQNPRAALNPIRKVGDQIEDVLRTHVQQAMVSDHGEKAIEALEQVKIARPRERYHAYPFELSGGMCQRVVIALALACNPQLLIADEPTTGLDVTTQKAVMDLIVELTKRKAMSTILITHDLGLAAAYCDRVVVMEKGRVVETAKAADIFANPQHPYTKKLMRATPRLGVSLRDLLPEEEGATSSASVAAAPDQHTSQSEGKSDQPLLLIEKLVKEYPRQGATATLGKLFGRKPPVEPDVFRAVDGISLSIGHGESVGLVGESGCGKSTTSMMVMRLLDQTAGLIRFDGEDIGAIAPASFARLPQRSRIQMVFQDPTDSLNPRFTAARAIADPIMQLGDIRGRDALRARCEELATMVGLPHNLLDRFPHQLSGGQKARVGIARAIALHPKLVILDEPTAALDVSVQAVVLNLLQDLKARLGMSYLFVSHDLNVVRLLCDRVIVMRTGRIVEEGSSEKVLSDPQDDYTKELLTAIPHPPLPVH
- a CDS encoding DUF4089 domain-containing protein — protein: MAEPLDDYIDAVSKALALPIEEAWRPAVRANLEVSLRLGRLVDEFALPDETEPAPIFTI
- a CDS encoding AtzE family amidohydrolase, whose translation is MTTKPEMTAADIARAVAGGKMSALDATEAALARIKQHDGVLNSFTDVTAERARAKARAIDADIAAGKEVGPLAGVPFAVKNLFDVAGLPTRAGSKINRDLAPAKRDATLIERMEAAGAVLVGALNMGEYAYDFTGENVHDGPSRNPHDTTRMTGGSSGGSGSAVGGALVPIALGSDTNGSIRVPSSFCGIFGLKPTYGRLSRARSFPFVASLDHLGPFARSAADLALAYDAMQGVDADDAACTTRGLEPTLPLLANPVSDLRIAIAGGHFQKNVFPEAVEAVSRVAKALGATRIVDVPEASRARAAAYVITTTEGASLHLDRLRKRPNDFDPAVRDRLIAGAMVPAPLVDRAQKFRRWYRAQLAEIFKSVDVLIAPATPCTAPKLGQVNFTLDDVELPVRANIGIHTQPISFIGLPVVAVPVPLEPLPIGVQIIAAPWREDIALRVAHALEKMGVVSAPSPRGL